In Chloroflexota bacterium, the sequence CTTTTTCTGCGTACCTCACTGTGACGCAGGCGTTCCTTATTGGATCGTACTGCATCTATTGCCTGACATCCGCGTCCCTGATGACCGTTCTGATGGTGTTGACATTGACGGCGGCGGTGGGGTGGGAGGATTCCGTCTCATTTGGGGATTAGCCCTAGCACAAGTTTGCCCCATCCGAATCTTGATGATGACCAGCGCCTTGGATGCGGGCTTCGCGGCAGTAGTCATCGCAGGCGACGGCCGCGCCATTGGCTGTCTTCTTCTTCCTCGCGCTTTCGCTTGATGGTGATGTGCGTGCGGTACGCGGCGAAGATAGCGTATGCGATGAGTGCCATGATGAGCAGGATTAGAAGAGGGTTCATGGGCGTGTTCCTTCCGTAAGGTGTTGGGCGCGATTATATCGGCTTGGGACCGGTGTGTTCAAATGCGGCAAAGGGTTATTCCAAGCAGCGCGAGGAGTCTGAAATCGGCGCGGTTTGAGAAGTGGCGGACCGGTTGGCGTGCGGCGGTTATTTCGCCACCTTGTTAGACTTCCCCCTGAATTGAGATGGGACTCGCATCGGCGCTATTCGTTGTGCGGGGATGGCTAGGGGCGTACAATGACATGCGGCATACCTTATGATATTTTCCCGTCTTTCCTTCGCTCGCGGATTATCGCAGAGCGGTAGTTACAAGTGGTGGGTGTTTCTTGCGCTCGCTATTGGCACATTTACTTCGGTCGCCGATTTTGGCAGCCTCAATGTTACGATGCCCACCATCGCCGAGCACTTCGGCACGGACTTGCCTACGACGCAGTGGGTGCTGATTGGCTACGCGCTCGCCATCAGCGCGCTGCTGCTGCCGATGGGCAGGATGTCCGATATTGTCGGGCGCAAGCGCGTGTATATCGGCGGATTCGTCATCTTTCTAGTCGGCGGCGTGCTCGCGGCGACGTCGGACAGCATCGCAATGCTCATCGCGTTCAAGATACTGCAGGGCGTAGGCGCGAGCATGACGCAGGGCACCGGCATGGCGATGGTGCTCGCCACATTCGGGAATGAGGAACGCGGCAAGGCGCTCGGGTCGTTCATCACCGTCGTTGGCACGGGCAATGTCGCTGGGCCTGCGCTCGGCGGCTTTATCGCCGGGACATTGGGCTGGCAGTGGGTCTTCTACTACGGAGCCATACTGGGACTGCTTGCAATCGCGGCGGCGGTTCTGGTGCTGGACGGGCGGATATATTCCAAGCGCGGCGTGGGCAGCATGTCCTTCGACTGGCTCGGCGCGGCACTGTCCACGGCGGCGCTAGTGTCGTTCCTGATGGTGATGACCACCGCGCCGCGACTCGGCTGGACATACCCGCCGGTGCTTGGTGGCTGCGCCGCGCTCGTGGCGCTGGTCGCCGTGTTTATCTGGTGGGAGCTGCGCTGCGAGACTCCGATGATAGACCTGCGCCTGTTCAGAATGCGCCTCATATCGCTTGGAGTCGCCTCTCAATTCATATCGTTCATCGGCAACTCGTCGATGCGCTTCCTGTTGCCATTCTACCTGCAGGCGGTTCTAGGATACTCGCCGCAGCAAATCGGGCTCATCTTCGTGCCGGCGTCGATTTCGATGATAGTTACAGGGCCAATCAGCGGGCGATTGTCTGACCGATTCGGCTATCGCTGGTTCACGGTGAGCGGGCTGTTCATGTCGGTCTTCGGGCTGCTACTGCTGTCCACGCTGACGACAGAATCATCGGTGTGGATTGTCGCGATAGGCATGCTGCTTCAGACGGGCGGAACGGGCACATTCTACCCGCCTAACAACTCGTCGATAATGCAGCAGGTGCCGGAGAGACGTTACGGCGTGATGTCCGGCTTCATCAACCTCGTGCGCAACTCGGGAAACATAACCGGCACAGCGGTTGCCACGGCGATAGTGTCGGCGGTAATGGTGTCTATGGGCTTCCTGCCCAACCTATCCGCGGTAACGGAAACAGGCGACGCCGGGTTGCTGAACGCCTTTGTGGCCGGATTGCGCACCGCGTACATCATAGTCGCGGGCCTAGTTTTCGTCGCCGTCATATTCTCATTCATCCGCCCGACGACTTCAGCAGCGACATCTGCCGTTGCCACTAGCGCAGATGCTAAGTCCGAGGAATCTGGAGCAGAGCCGCAGCAAGTGCGGTAGCGTGGGCAAGTCCCAGCCTTACGAAGTCTTCACCGAAGCCGATAGTTCCGCCAGGGCGTACATCGAACTTCTGGATGTCGAATTCTACTGGGACGGGCAAGAGTTCGATGTGCTAGATCCAATCACTGTCAAGACAATCGACCGCTGGGAAACCGAACACGAAGCGCGCATGGCAGAGCGCGAGGCACGCCTTGCCGCGGAAGCGCGTGAACGCGAGTTGCTTGAAGAAATCGAAAGCCTGCGCCGCCGAATCTCGGAATAGCCGCCGACGATTAATGCCCTATTTTGCCTATTTTCAATCGCCAATCATGATGCTACAATTCCAGCATGCCGAAAACGAACATTTGTTGTTCTGGAGATGCATCATGAACGAAAAGCCCCG encodes:
- a CDS encoding MFS transporter translates to MIFSRLSFARGLSQSGSYKWWVFLALAIGTFTSVADFGSLNVTMPTIAEHFGTDLPTTQWVLIGYALAISALLLPMGRMSDIVGRKRVYIGGFVIFLVGGVLAATSDSIAMLIAFKILQGVGASMTQGTGMAMVLATFGNEERGKALGSFITVVGTGNVAGPALGGFIAGTLGWQWVFYYGAILGLLAIAAAVLVLDGRIYSKRGVGSMSFDWLGAALSTAALVSFLMVMTTAPRLGWTYPPVLGGCAALVALVAVFIWWELRCETPMIDLRLFRMRLISLGVASQFISFIGNSSMRFLLPFYLQAVLGYSPQQIGLIFVPASISMIVTGPISGRLSDRFGYRWFTVSGLFMSVFGLLLLSTLTTESSVWIVAIGMLLQTGGTGTFYPPNNSSIMQQVPERRYGVMSGFINLVRNSGNITGTAVATAIVSAVMVSMGFLPNLSAVTETGDAGLLNAFVAGLRTAYIIVAGLVFVAVIFSFIRPTTSAATSAVATSADAKSEESGAEPQQVR